From the Pedobacter cryoconitis genome, one window contains:
- a CDS encoding RagB/SusD family nutrient uptake outer membrane protein produces the protein MRNLHYITAGLVLCLSIVSCKKVIDIDPISNVGVDSFYKTYDQTKTALTGSYNGMQKPLEFEWMLTDLRTDNSKQGVANSSAAINFEFNDLDMFTLNSSHDKVYQYWLVTYKNIRSVNYVLRSLGVVYAAGKTTVGEGTAKMTPGQRNQLAGEALFLRAYHYFNLVRLYGGVFLVTDPVDPEQSKQVSRVPLAECYQMIEADLVAAKNLLPQTAFTPSANADAGRANTWAARALLAKVYLTLHRGAEALPLLDEVINNSGYGLLPSFADVFSINNEMNKEILFAVRFKAGGLGLGNLMANNFAPTSSGSAVVNGDGSGYNFPTNDLDLTYKTPASGAADSRKAVTMAKYASKLYVKKFISPVLVKFDAENDFPVLRYADVLLMKAEALGFGNTSLELINQVRSRAGAAAYTTGDFKTGFYKYPADPANPNAITNEAQFLAALLNERRLEFAFENQRFFDLVRTDQAIAVIKNHFAVEFDSHYKNYRPAFTLAELQANLTPEKLLLPIPQRELDANDQLKITQNPGY, from the coding sequence ATGAGAAATCTCCACTATATAACCGCAGGTTTGGTGCTGTGTTTAAGCATAGTATCCTGCAAAAAAGTTATTGATATTGATCCTATTTCCAATGTTGGGGTTGATAGTTTTTATAAAACATATGACCAGACTAAAACAGCTTTAACAGGAAGTTATAACGGGATGCAAAAGCCATTGGAATTTGAGTGGATGCTGACCGATTTAAGGACTGATAATTCTAAACAAGGGGTCGCAAACAGTTCGGCAGCCATCAATTTTGAATTCAATGATCTGGATATGTTCACTTTGAATTCTTCTCACGATAAGGTTTATCAATACTGGCTGGTAACTTATAAAAACATCAGGTCTGTTAATTATGTCCTGAGAAGCCTTGGGGTTGTTTATGCGGCCGGAAAAACTACTGTAGGCGAAGGGACAGCAAAAATGACTCCCGGGCAAAGGAATCAGCTGGCAGGTGAAGCTTTGTTTTTACGTGCTTATCATTATTTCAATTTGGTCAGGTTGTATGGAGGTGTATTTCTGGTCACTGATCCGGTAGATCCCGAACAATCCAAGCAGGTCAGCAGAGTTCCGCTTGCAGAATGTTATCAAATGATTGAAGCAGACCTTGTCGCAGCAAAAAACTTATTGCCACAAACGGCCTTCACTCCTTCTGCCAATGCAGATGCGGGCAGAGCCAATACCTGGGCTGCCAGAGCTTTATTGGCCAAAGTATATTTGACATTACATCGCGGCGCTGAAGCTCTGCCGCTACTGGACGAAGTGATCAATAACAGTGGTTATGGCCTGCTGCCTTCTTTTGCAGATGTATTTTCCATTAACAATGAGATGAACAAGGAAATCTTGTTCGCCGTCAGATTTAAAGCTGGTGGTTTGGGACTGGGTAACCTGATGGCTAATAATTTTGCACCTACTTCAAGTGGCAGTGCTGTGGTGAACGGTGATGGAAGCGGTTATAATTTCCCCACCAATGATCTGGATTTAACTTATAAAACCCCTGCTTCGGGAGCGGCTGACAGTCGTAAAGCAGTGACTATGGCCAAATACGCATCCAAGCTTTATGTGAAGAAATTCATCTCCCCTGTTTTGGTGAAATTTGATGCAGAAAACGATTTCCCTGTACTCAGATATGCAGATGTGTTATTGATGAAAGCCGAAGCTTTAGGTTTTGGGAACACAAGCCTGGAATTAATTAATCAGGTCAGGTCAAGGGCTGGTGCAGCAGCTTATACTACCGGAGACTTTAAAACTGGTTTTTATAAATATCCTGCTGATCCGGCAAATCCTAATGCAATTACCAATGAAGCTCAGTTTCTGGCTGCTTTATTAAATGAGAGACGGTTGGAATTTGCTTTTGAGAACCAGCGTTTCTTTGATCTGGTAAGAACTGATCAGGCCATCGCAGTAATTAAAAATCATTTTGCTGTAGAGTTTGATTCGCATTATAAAAATTATAGACCAGCCTTTACGCTGGCCGAATTACAAGCTAACCTGACGCCTGAAAAATTACTG
- a CDS encoding SusC/RagA family TonB-linked outer membrane protein, which produces MNSKVYFNSLLVMILSCFLCLKPAYSQTKVSIQGTVKDQKGEALPGASIMVKDTKQGVVTDTKGEFKIKAEPGKLLLINYMGYEPQAFAVKTAETITITLREIPNTMNEVVVIGYGTQKKSSVTGAVSKLKNDNLDEIPTARLDNALIGKIAGVTIQNVSSEAGAAPTVRVRGFSSISAGSQPLVVVDGYPVPDGLSFVDPQDVESIEVLKDAASGAIYGSRAANGVILITTKSGSSDKPRYSLKSYYGFKKPYKLNPIMSITDYTKMLYAEAALRADDPTVPANMKNLITDPERAAYVIENEISGGPTDWQQEALQNAAISNIQLSISGGKKDLRYYVSASGQKDEAVLKYSDNSKFNLKTKLDGTLSKKVSFSINFNPSYVKTQRPSVNFTDYFRFGSFLPVNHSDFTAAYVHQNAAWASVLPGDFVQARHFNGLQYSGTMPDGSNWTSAGPVEPFATSNNTPLSIAARETRDQQTYRMLGGGDISIRFLPNLIFKSSIGGYYSQQENTTLTRSNARKDGDVNEATLYTRNYMDLLLENTLNYNVTRGNHSFTGLLGFTTQQTKIKETNMVGRNFPTETFETLNQAGQIDQALTNTLKDQIGLVSYLGRLTYDYKNKYLLAASFRMDGSSYFAEGQKQGTFPAISAGWGIGKEDFMKNLSWISNMKLRASYGATGNNKIQSFAFQNLLYPGNYSFGSGTGSVNLGLSPNSDVLANPDITWERTFEFNTGLDLGFMQDRFGLTIEYYNSNTDKLLYKRSTQSFSGSFEYFDNSGKVKNQGIEVEFNSVNIKTDHFQWSTSLNFSANRNRLLELGGEPFQYNYGERNEIYAAIVGQPAIQFFGYKTDGIWTSQAQIDAAKAGGQTSTLSKYYAPGGLKFADVNGDGKIDVNDRTTIGSPFPDFTWGINNSFKYKGFDLNIMIQGVQGGKIINGDANYNESRRYNEKFNQNRWISAAHPGDGKTPYYTNGENWLLTDYVIESGSYAALRNVILGYTIPAKIIKKLGVSSVRVYSSADNLFYLTGSSYRGINPEARTTSSQYSSPLVDGYQRGAFPISRTFTFGIDVNF; this is translated from the coding sequence ATGAATTCAAAAGTTTACTTTAACAGTTTACTAGTCATGATATTGTCGTGTTTTTTATGCTTAAAACCGGCCTATTCTCAGACAAAGGTATCCATTCAGGGTACTGTGAAGGATCAAAAAGGGGAAGCTCTGCCAGGCGCCTCGATCATGGTGAAAGACACGAAACAAGGTGTCGTCACCGATACTAAAGGAGAGTTTAAAATCAAAGCCGAACCGGGTAAATTACTACTGATCAATTACATGGGCTATGAACCACAAGCTTTTGCAGTTAAAACAGCAGAAACAATTACGATCACTTTAAGGGAAATCCCCAATACAATGAACGAAGTGGTTGTAATCGGTTATGGTACACAAAAGAAATCTTCGGTTACCGGTGCAGTAAGCAAGTTGAAAAATGATAACCTTGATGAAATTCCAACTGCACGTTTAGACAATGCGCTGATTGGAAAAATTGCAGGTGTAACCATACAAAATGTCAGTTCAGAAGCAGGTGCTGCCCCTACCGTAAGGGTGCGCGGATTTAGTTCAATCAGTGCAGGCTCCCAGCCTCTGGTCGTAGTAGATGGCTATCCTGTACCTGATGGGTTGTCTTTCGTTGATCCTCAGGATGTGGAAAGTATTGAAGTGCTTAAAGATGCGGCTTCTGGTGCAATTTATGGATCACGAGCGGCTAATGGAGTGATTTTAATCACCACAAAAAGCGGAAGTTCTGATAAGCCAAGATATAGTTTGAAGAGTTATTATGGTTTTAAAAAGCCATATAAACTGAATCCGATCATGAGCATTACAGATTATACCAAAATGCTTTATGCAGAGGCCGCATTGCGTGCAGATGACCCTACAGTTCCGGCCAATATGAAAAACCTGATCACTGATCCGGAAAGAGCAGCTTATGTCATTGAGAATGAGATTAGCGGCGGCCCTACCGACTGGCAGCAGGAGGCTTTACAAAATGCAGCCATTTCTAATATTCAACTAAGTATTTCTGGTGGTAAAAAAGACCTGAGATACTATGTGTCAGCGAGCGGCCAGAAAGATGAAGCCGTATTAAAGTATAGTGACAACAGTAAGTTTAACCTGAAGACTAAACTGGATGGTACGTTGAGCAAAAAAGTGAGTTTCAGTATTAACTTCAATCCTTCTTATGTAAAAACGCAAAGACCTTCCGTAAACTTTACTGACTATTTCCGTTTCGGTTCTTTCCTCCCGGTTAATCACAGCGATTTTACCGCAGCCTATGTTCATCAGAATGCAGCCTGGGCAAGTGTCCTTCCGGGTGATTTTGTACAAGCCAGACATTTTAACGGGTTACAATATTCCGGAACAATGCCCGATGGCAGTAACTGGACTAGTGCCGGCCCTGTAGAACCTTTCGCTACAAGTAACAATACACCGCTTTCTATTGCAGCCAGAGAAACGCGGGATCAACAAACTTACCGGATGCTGGGTGGTGGAGATATCAGTATCAGGTTCCTGCCAAACCTGATCTTTAAAAGTTCCATTGGCGGCTATTATTCGCAGCAGGAAAATACAACACTAACCAGGTCAAATGCCAGAAAAGATGGTGACGTAAATGAAGCTACGCTTTATACGAGAAACTATATGGATCTATTATTGGAAAACACCCTGAATTATAATGTAACCAGGGGTAATCACAGTTTTACAGGCTTATTGGGTTTTACGACACAGCAAACCAAGATCAAAGAAACCAATATGGTGGGAAGAAATTTTCCTACAGAGACCTTTGAAACTTTAAATCAGGCTGGTCAGATTGATCAGGCTTTAACGAATACACTTAAAGACCAGATTGGCCTGGTTTCTTACCTTGGCCGTTTAACTTACGACTATAAGAATAAATACTTGCTAGCTGCCAGTTTCAGGATGGATGGGAGCTCTTATTTTGCCGAGGGACAAAAACAAGGCACTTTTCCTGCGATTTCGGCGGGCTGGGGAATTGGAAAAGAGGATTTCATGAAGAATCTTTCCTGGATCAGCAACATGAAACTCAGAGCAAGTTATGGCGCTACCGGAAATAATAAGATCCAGAGTTTTGCTTTTCAAAACCTGTTATACCCGGGGAATTACTCTTTCGGAAGCGGTACTGGCTCTGTAAACCTTGGTTTATCACCAAATTCAGATGTACTGGCCAATCCTGATATCACATGGGAACGTACTTTTGAATTTAATACTGGTCTGGACCTTGGCTTTATGCAAGACCGTTTTGGGCTGACCATCGAGTACTATAATTCCAATACGGATAAGTTACTGTACAAAAGATCTACTCAATCTTTTAGTGGCTCTTTTGAATACTTTGATAACTCAGGTAAGGTTAAAAACCAGGGTATTGAAGTTGAATTCAATTCAGTAAATATCAAAACTGATCATTTTCAATGGTCTACTTCACTTAACTTTTCCGCGAATAGAAATCGTTTACTGGAGCTTGGTGGAGAACCTTTTCAATATAATTACGGAGAGCGGAATGAAATCTATGCGGCTATTGTCGGACAGCCTGCTATTCAGTTCTTTGGTTATAAAACTGACGGTATCTGGACTTCACAGGCTCAAATTGATGCAGCCAAAGCTGGTGGGCAAACCTCTACCCTGTCTAAATATTACGCCCCGGGAGGTTTAAAGTTTGCAGACGTGAATGGGGATGGTAAAATTGATGTAAATGACCGGACAACCATTGGAAGTCCCTTCCCGGATTTTACCTGGGGAATCAACAATTCATTTAAGTATAAGGGCTTTGATCTGAATATCATGATTCAGGGTGTACAAGGCGGGAAAATTATCAATGGAGATGCCAATTACAATGAATCCAGAAGGTACAATGAGAAATTCAATCAGAACAGATGGATTAGCGCTGCACATCCCGGTGATGGAAAAACGCCTTATTATACCAATGGTGAAAACTGGCTGCTCACAGATTACGTGATTGAAAGTGGTTCTTACGCTGCTTTAAGAAATGTGATCCTGGGTTATACGATCCCTGCTAAAATTATTAAGAAACTGGGTGTAAGCAGTGTCAGGGTCTATAGCTCTGCTGATAATTTGTTTTATCTGACCGGAAGTTCCTACCGGGGTATAAACCCGGAAGCAAGAACGACTTCCTCGCAATATTCTTCTCCTTTGGTAGATGGTTATCAGCGTGGTGCTTTTCCAATTTCACGCACTTTCACTTTTGGTATAGATGTTAATTTTTAA
- a CDS encoding SDR family NAD(P)-dependent oxidoreductase — MRLKNKVAVVTGGSRDIGRAVSCQLAREGAKVVINYFDNLANAEETLKLIQSAGGEGIIVKGDVTKSAEVTELIEQARAAFGDEIHILVNVAGGMVARKPTLELDEDFWDAVMDLNLKSVYLVSKATIPFMGSGASIINLSSLAGRDGGGPGASAYATAKGGVMTYTRALAKELGPKNIRVNAVLPGMIATAFHDTFTKPEVRTNVANSTLLKREGKATEVADLVVYLASDQSSYVTGTNIDINGGLNFS; from the coding sequence ATGAGATTAAAAAACAAAGTAGCCGTAGTTACCGGTGGTTCAAGAGACATTGGCAGAGCAGTTTCCTGCCAGCTTGCCCGTGAAGGAGCGAAAGTAGTGATCAATTATTTTGATAACCTGGCGAATGCAGAAGAAACATTAAAACTGATTCAGTCAGCGGGCGGAGAAGGAATCATTGTCAAAGGTGATGTAACCAAATCTGCCGAGGTTACTGAATTAATTGAGCAGGCCAGGGCAGCTTTCGGAGACGAAATCCATATCCTGGTTAATGTGGCTGGCGGAATGGTAGCAAGGAAACCTACGCTGGAACTGGACGAGGATTTTTGGGATGCAGTGATGGACTTAAATTTAAAAAGTGTATATCTGGTGAGCAAAGCAACTATTCCTTTTATGGGTTCTGGTGCTTCAATTATAAACCTTTCTTCGCTTGCCGGCAGAGATGGCGGTGGCCCTGGTGCAAGTGCTTATGCCACAGCTAAAGGTGGAGTGATGACTTATACCCGTGCACTGGCTAAAGAGCTGGGCCCGAAAAACATAAGAGTAAATGCAGTTTTACCGGGAATGATTGCGACTGCTTTTCACGATACTTTCACCAAACCCGAAGTAAGAACCAATGTGGCAAACTCTACCTTATTGAAAAGAGAGGGAAAGGCCACTGAAGTAGCTGATCTGGTTGTTTATTTAGCTTCTGATCAATCCAGTTATGTAACGGGTACCAATATTGACATTAATGGTGGTTTGAATTTCTCCTGA
- a CDS encoding MFS transporter — MKIKGLRWYIIALISLATVINYIDRSAINIMWPYIYKEFGIAAADNKNALALITTFFMIAYALGQTFTGKLMDAVGTRLGMTISIIGWSVSIALHSFAKSLLSFNIFRFMLGFSEAGNWPGATKSNAEWFPVKERAIAQGIFGAGASLGSVISAPAIAFLYIVFGWKMTFVFIAGLGLIWVIPWLIINKATPDKHPWLTEKERNYILDVNTEAQTQVDETPVLSWKELLKFRNTWGIIMARFFIDPVWWLFVTWLPTFLKEQFLFDIKQIGAFTWLPYLFAAIGSLLGGYHSSWQVKKGVNAVKARKNSVAVGCVFMLLSLVAIVYKLDDLKTEPGLAMVLIGLTLFGFQFLIGNLQTLPSDYFNGKNVGTVAGMGGTAAVAGTLLTTWLVPVMTKTSYVSFFVLAAMLVPVTWICIKYITSKRIIHS; from the coding sequence ATGAAGATAAAAGGACTAAGGTGGTACATTATCGCATTGATTTCGCTGGCTACAGTGATCAATTACATCGACAGAAGTGCCATCAATATTATGTGGCCTTATATTTACAAAGAATTCGGCATTGCAGCGGCAGACAATAAAAATGCACTGGCCCTGATTACGACATTCTTCATGATTGCCTACGCATTGGGACAGACTTTTACCGGAAAACTGATGGATGCGGTAGGTACAAGATTGGGCATGACCATTTCCATTATTGGGTGGAGTGTTTCCATAGCGCTGCATTCATTCGCTAAATCCTTATTGTCATTCAATATCTTTCGCTTTATGCTGGGTTTTTCAGAAGCGGGAAACTGGCCGGGTGCCACAAAAAGTAATGCAGAATGGTTTCCGGTTAAGGAAAGGGCTATCGCACAGGGAATTTTTGGTGCAGGCGCGTCTTTAGGCTCTGTCATATCCGCTCCGGCTATTGCTTTTCTGTATATCGTTTTTGGCTGGAAAATGACTTTTGTCTTCATTGCCGGATTGGGACTGATCTGGGTAATTCCCTGGTTGATTATCAATAAGGCGACCCCGGATAAACATCCATGGCTTACAGAAAAGGAAAGAAACTATATTCTGGATGTGAATACTGAAGCCCAAACACAAGTAGATGAAACTCCGGTACTCAGCTGGAAGGAATTGTTAAAGTTTAGAAATACATGGGGCATTATCATGGCCAGGTTCTTTATTGACCCGGTATGGTGGTTATTTGTAACGTGGCTGCCTACTTTTTTAAAGGAGCAGTTTCTATTTGATATCAAACAAATTGGTGCTTTTACCTGGCTCCCCTATTTATTTGCTGCTATCGGCAGTTTGCTCGGGGGCTATCATTCTTCCTGGCAGGTAAAAAAAGGTGTGAATGCCGTAAAAGCAAGAAAAAATTCTGTAGCTGTAGGTTGTGTTTTCATGCTGCTGTCTTTAGTTGCTATTGTCTATAAGCTGGATGACCTGAAAACAGAACCGGGTTTAGCAATGGTACTGATAGGTCTGACCCTGTTTGGTTTCCAGTTCCTGATCGGAAACCTGCAAACTTTGCCAAGTGACTATTTCAATGGTAAAAACGTAGGAACAGTCGCAGGAATGGGCGGTACAGCAGCTGTAGCCGGGACACTTTTAACTACCTGGTTAGTTCCTGTAATGACCAAAACAAGTTATGTATCCTTTTTCGTACTGGCCGCAATGCTGGTACCGGTCACCTGGATCTGCATAAAATATATTACCTCAAAAAGAATCATTCATTCATAA
- a CDS encoding alpha/beta hydrolase, with translation MKRIILIAGLLWTTHLAVAQDTTQVKKVSYPAGFSEQLNVVYTQVGDWEGKLDLYLPPPQGSPSPLVINIHGGGWNKGTKESQGGFSAFFKKGYAVANIEYRLTAKATAPAAVEDTRCALIYLISHAQQLHIDVNKIVIMGASSGGHLALMGGLLENDHLFDGNCKNTEHIKVAAIIDKYGITDVWDWGYGKLKTSKSATSWLGAKALDQDFAKSVSPLFQVKKTSPPVFIVHGDADPIVPYEQSVALKARLDELGVKNEFITVKGGLHGKFQPADNSMVNAKIMEFLKSLGL, from the coding sequence ATGAAAAGAATTATACTGATTGCCGGGCTGTTATGGACAACCCATCTTGCAGTGGCACAAGATACCACACAAGTTAAAAAAGTAAGTTATCCCGCCGGATTCAGTGAACAGCTGAATGTGGTTTATACACAGGTGGGTGACTGGGAAGGGAAATTGGATTTATATCTGCCGCCCCCCCAGGGATCACCTTCCCCACTGGTCATTAACATCCATGGTGGTGGCTGGAATAAAGGGACAAAAGAATCACAAGGTGGCTTTAGTGCTTTCTTTAAAAAGGGATATGCAGTGGCTAATATCGAGTACCGTCTCACTGCTAAGGCAACTGCTCCGGCAGCAGTAGAAGATACCAGGTGTGCACTGATTTATTTAATCAGCCATGCGCAGCAATTACATATTGACGTGAATAAAATTGTCATCATGGGGGCTTCATCCGGCGGTCATCTGGCACTGATGGGCGGACTGCTGGAAAATGATCATTTGTTTGATGGGAACTGTAAAAACACTGAGCACATCAAGGTTGCAGCAATCATTGATAAATATGGGATTACCGATGTCTGGGATTGGGGTTACGGAAAATTAAAGACCAGTAAATCTGCAACCAGCTGGTTAGGAGCTAAAGCATTGGATCAGGACTTTGCCAAATCTGTTTCCCCACTGTTCCAGGTTAAAAAAACAAGTCCGCCGGTATTTATCGTACATGGTGATGCCGATCCGATTGTACCCTATGAACAGTCCGTTGCCTTAAAAGCCAGGCTTGATGAACTGGGTGTTAAAAATGAATTCATCACTGTAAAAGGGGGCTTGCATGGTAAGTTTCAGCCAGCAGACAATTCAATGGTCAATGCAAAGATTATGGAATTTCTGAAAAGTCTGGGCTTATAA
- a CDS encoding cupin domain-containing protein, with amino-acid sequence MLQSNLFQIEEETPWQDLGNGVKRQVFGYNDQIMLVKAKFEAEAIGQLHQHHHAQVTYVDSGVFEMSIGEKKKILKKGDGFYAPPHEMHGCVCLEEGILIDVFSPHREDFL; translated from the coding sequence ATGTTACAGAGCAATTTATTTCAAATAGAAGAAGAAACGCCTTGGCAGGATCTCGGAAACGGGGTTAAAAGACAGGTTTTTGGTTACAATGATCAGATTATGCTGGTTAAGGCAAAATTTGAGGCAGAAGCAATCGGGCAATTACACCAGCATCACCATGCACAAGTGACTTATGTAGATAGCGGGGTCTTTGAAATGAGTATTGGGGAGAAGAAAAAGATCCTTAAAAAAGGTGATGGGTTTTATGCACCTCCACACGAAATGCACGGCTGTGTTTGTCTGGAAGAAGGCATATTGATAGATGTATTCTCTCCGCACCGCGAAGATTTTTTATAG
- a CDS encoding heparinase II/III family protein, translating into MMNYLKKLVMGLICLISGLSVHAQQHPSIMLTKANITALRKGISTYPLLGKSYKKIKSDADKAIKEPVDVPVPKDAGGGATHEQHKKNYINILNCGIAYQMSGDKKYAAYVEALLLKYASEYQKWPLHPKRKEGHQGGRIFWQSLNDFVWQVYTIQGYDLVYEAIAPAQRQQIETGLFIPTVKFFTEDCAETFNKIHNHATWAVAAVGMTGYVINRPDYVEMALKGTAKDGKAGYLAQIDQLFSPGGYYTEGPYYQRYALLPFLIFAKTINNYQPALKIFQYRDQLLDKAIETSLQLTYTDGTFFPFNDAVKGKTYESAELVYGVDIAYADIKPQPELLDIVNKQGLVIVSDAGLKIAADVAAGKTKPFVYQTMLITDGASGKDGGIGILRAGTNEDQQAVLIKATSQGMGHGHFDRLNLLYDDNNVEVFPDYGSARFINIESKKGGDYLPENKSWAKQTVAHNTLTVDETSNFKGNADRAQQTAAEILYFKDDANLKVISAAENNAYPGVKMTRTTALLKVEALQKSLVIDVFRVDADKVHQYDLPFWYKGHLTDSSVQIKSFTDQLKALGTQYGYQHIWLNAEQAVPEKTGYLTLLNNKRFYTINFATQSAVNLKLLTLGANDPDQNLLESKAFMLSSKGSKTQTFFTVTETHGSTNTVDETTSGASGSVSDLKIITAGPEQISVSFKVKGKLYQYQINFKNKENFIKLN; encoded by the coding sequence ATGATGAACTACTTGAAAAAGTTGGTAATGGGATTGATTTGCCTGATTTCCGGGCTATCTGTTCATGCGCAGCAACATCCTTCTATCATGCTGACCAAAGCTAATATAACGGCATTAAGAAAAGGAATTTCAACCTATCCCCTGCTTGGCAAATCGTACAAGAAGATAAAATCAGATGCAGACAAAGCCATTAAAGAGCCGGTTGACGTACCTGTACCTAAGGATGCAGGAGGCGGCGCTACCCACGAACAGCATAAAAAGAATTATATCAATATCCTGAATTGCGGAATTGCCTATCAAATGTCAGGAGACAAAAAATATGCAGCCTATGTAGAAGCTTTGTTATTAAAATATGCTTCAGAATATCAGAAATGGCCGCTTCACCCTAAAAGGAAAGAAGGCCATCAGGGCGGCAGGATCTTCTGGCAGAGCCTGAATGATTTTGTCTGGCAAGTCTATACTATACAAGGTTATGATTTGGTTTATGAGGCGATTGCACCGGCGCAACGTCAACAAATAGAAACAGGCTTGTTTATACCAACAGTTAAATTTTTCACGGAAGATTGTGCAGAAACCTTTAATAAAATCCATAACCATGCCACCTGGGCTGTAGCTGCCGTTGGGATGACTGGTTATGTGATCAACAGGCCTGATTATGTAGAAATGGCATTGAAAGGAACAGCTAAGGATGGTAAGGCTGGTTATCTTGCGCAGATCGACCAGTTGTTTTCTCCCGGGGGCTATTATACAGAGGGGCCTTATTATCAACGTTATGCGCTTCTTCCTTTTTTGATATTTGCAAAAACGATTAACAATTATCAGCCGGCACTGAAAATCTTTCAATACCGCGACCAGTTACTGGATAAAGCAATTGAAACCTCTCTTCAGCTCACTTACACGGATGGCACCTTTTTTCCATTTAATGATGCAGTAAAAGGAAAAACTTATGAATCTGCTGAACTCGTTTACGGAGTTGATATCGCTTACGCAGATATTAAGCCACAACCAGAACTGCTGGATATAGTTAATAAACAAGGACTGGTAATTGTTTCTGATGCCGGGTTAAAAATTGCTGCCGATGTAGCCGCAGGAAAAACTAAACCTTTTGTTTACCAAACGATGCTGATTACAGATGGTGCAAGTGGTAAAGATGGTGGCATTGGAATATTAAGGGCCGGAACAAATGAGGATCAGCAGGCTGTATTAATTAAAGCCACTTCGCAGGGAATGGGTCACGGGCACTTTGACAGGCTTAACTTATTGTATGATGATAACAATGTGGAAGTATTTCCTGACTATGGCTCTGCGCGTTTCATCAACATAGAATCTAAAAAAGGTGGGGATTACCTGCCTGAGAATAAGTCGTGGGCCAAACAAACTGTTGCGCATAATACGCTGACAGTTGATGAAACCTCGAATTTTAAAGGGAATGCGGATCGCGCGCAGCAAACTGCGGCAGAAATTCTTTATTTCAAAGATGATGCGAACCTGAAGGTAATCAGTGCGGCAGAAAACAATGCGTATCCGGGTGTAAAAATGACCAGAACCACCGCTTTATTAAAAGTGGAAGCGCTTCAAAAATCTTTGGTGATTGATGTTTTCAGGGTAGATGCCGATAAAGTTCATCAATATGACCTCCCATTTTGGTATAAAGGACATCTGACAGATTCTTCTGTCCAAATTAAGTCCTTTACGGATCAGCTTAAAGCTTTGGGCACGCAATACGGTTATCAGCACATCTGGTTAAATGCTGAGCAGGCCGTTCCCGAAAAGACTGGTTACCTGACCTTATTAAACAATAAACGTTTCTATACGATTAATTTCGCCACACAGTCAGCTGTAAACCTGAAATTGCTGACGCTTGGCGCAAACGATCCGGATCAGAATTTATTGGAGAGCAAAGCTTTTATGCTTTCTTCAAAAGGCAGTAAAACACAAACATTTTTTACAGTGACTGAAACGCATGGCAGCACAAATACAGTGGACGAAACCACTTCTGGTGCTTCGGGTAGTGTAAGTGATTTAAAAATCATAACTGCCGGGCCGGAACAGATTTCAGTTTCCTTTAAGGTGAAGGGAAAACTATATCAATACCAGATCAACTTTAAAAACAAAGAAAACTTTATAAAACTAAACTAA
- a CDS encoding FadR/GntR family transcriptional regulator, whose product MKSFIETIRSIELETPVDKIIGQLKQLITSGQLQPGDRLPAERILAEKFGVGRSYVREAILKLEFYGLLKTNPQSGTYVAGLSIKVLDSIITDIIKFNKEDFNALLEARYYLELDAVKLAAERRTEKDLESLKEALLDYEAKVNANQNAVEEDMIFHIRIAKASKNSVIESMILILIPDLIKSIVENKICGDNRGKLAIEEHRKILKAIENQDIDAAENAVAAHLNDMFQLSKAGFAAQKIIQDNV is encoded by the coding sequence ATGAAGTCATTTATAGAAACCATCAGGTCTATCGAACTTGAAACTCCTGTAGATAAAATAATCGGACAGCTTAAACAGCTGATTACCTCCGGACAACTGCAACCTGGTGACCGCTTACCTGCCGAAAGAATACTCGCTGAAAAGTTTGGTGTAGGCCGTAGCTATGTGCGTGAAGCTATTCTGAAATTAGAGTTCTATGGCCTGTTAAAAACAAATCCACAAAGCGGAACTTATGTAGCTGGCCTGAGTATTAAAGTCCTGGACAGTATCATCACCGATATCATCAAATTCAATAAAGAAGATTTTAATGCATTGCTGGAAGCCAGGTATTACCTGGAACTGGATGCGGTCAAATTAGCTGCTGAAAGAAGAACGGAAAAAGATCTGGAAAGTTTAAAAGAAGCACTGCTGGATTATGAAGCTAAAGTCAATGCCAATCAGAATGCGGTAGAGGAAGATATGATCTTCCATATCCGGATTGCGAAGGCCTCTAAAAATTCTGTGATCGAATCTATGATCCTGATTTTAATCCCCGATCTGATTAAAAGTATTGTAGAGAATAAAATCTGCGGAGATAACAGAGGTAAACTGGCGATTGAGGAACATAGAAAAATCTTAAAAGCAATCGAAAATCAGGATATCGATGCCGCAGAAAATGCAGTAGCGGCACATTTAAATGATATGTTCCAGTTAAGTAAAGCTGGGTTTGCTGCACAAAAAATCATACAGGACAACGTTTAA